One genomic segment of Arachis duranensis cultivar V14167 chromosome 4, aradu.V14167.gnm2.J7QH, whole genome shotgun sequence includes these proteins:
- the LOC107482397 gene encoding uncharacterized protein LOC107482397 isoform X2 — MDSEDQRITQTQGNENHGVHVCNKCGWPFPNPHPSAKHRRAHKKNCGTIEGYKLLVSEGQTHLNPSDDEHFSDNDHKTQEESPSISKSRNDIVAQTPKILQSERNDDCNLLELQDFKTDDSFALTSDSNTCRSEAMSDVLLDNKIYVDGTKGTTLKEKDEIKPDRDTFEIVESSDSTIGRTFEGVSGAVTEVVSLKSQVTDGAFILKENNGSGFPSVMPKEDLFLEAESAQSMNDSIDGIRVESEHMTELATSGDIMISREREEVNVDMLTFPSCDDRPDVAHPHIEYECHEPVVSQNSASLHLSKALEQGHDGLKDSVTKENDFLINQGQLSKKGDRLSQDMHSLNSNMKKQVNCELMAAEMHAEECIEVFNGESNRRLHETGAFMNDMKTEKNENHVVHFSEEQVSNDGHKNSQQIDVPKGSLMAASDENACDASFVSATSQTTAVIIRDNTTHHEGNITSIAVDDECRRANIENDTGICMNTLQSSNVLSEINSSSICGVEMGKFEQSDIIDAQHAESGIVKDATLPDTFESTILSEVVIDGPKGTPEDIECSNRSPLSCTHEKIKEEEINSIDRSNEYSNIVASTSAAPHQTQDEELLLKATEGIDLIEDSNRTGRDHSLNIEPYQCVSPVEDTQDGQHGTKVPGVVAVPIQDRRDLPVQSDVQATNEAEAIASTDLSMSTETEKSNLKYPEASEEQQYEKSEMFEPPSFMTLVEPGLMLGPKSAPEVETDPNKQKPDSNSSQAAWFPTLTHNANESEGRKRNEEIIAKVTRKQNTPLKSLLVEAAHNSKKSKSPKSEKDSVNQKHVRVTEDNGSGLTTVNSILGCESPAMQIMNRESTEEWNSSDDITRKKKKDKSRSHWIQLLCCSSVETR; from the exons ATGGATAGCGAAGATCAAAGAATAACTCAAACTCAAg GAAATGAGAATCATGGAGTTCATGTATGTAACAAATGTGGATGGCCTTTTCCAAATCCACACCCCAGTGCCAAACATAGGCGTGCTCACAAGAAAAACTGTGGAACCATTGAAGGTTACAAGCTTTTGGTCTCAGAGGGTCAAACCCATTTGAACCCTTCAGACGATGAACACTTCTCTGATAATGATCACAAAACACAAG AAGAGAGTCCATCAATTTCCAAATCAAGAAATGATATTGTAGCACAAACTCCTAAAATTTTGCAAAGTGAGAGGAATGATGATTGTAACCTGCTGGAGTTACAAG ATTTTAAAACTGATGATTCTTTTGCTCTCACAAGTGACTCAAATACCTGCAGATCTGAAGCCATGTCTGATGTGTTGCTGGACAATAAGATCTATGTTGATGGAACGAAGGGGACGACTTTGAAAGAAAAGGATGAAATCAAACCAGATAGAGACACGTTTGAGATTGTGGAATCTTCCGACAGCACCATAGGTAGAACATTTGAGGGAGTGTCTGGAGCAGTTACTGAAGTGGTTAGCTTGAAATCTCAAGTTACTGATGGAGCTTTTATTCTGAAGGAAAATAATGGCTCTGGCTTCCCTTCTGTTATGCCCAAAGAAGATCTTTTTCTTGAAGCAGAATCTGCTCAGAGCATGAATGATTCCATAGATGGCATACGGGTAGAGTCAGAACACATGACAGAGCTTGCTACTTCTGGTGACATCATGATATCACGGGAAAGGGAAGAAGTAAATGTTGATATGCTTACATTTCCTTCATGTGATGATAGACCTGATGTGGCACACCCTCATATTGAGTATGAATGTCATGAACCAGTGGTCTCTCAAAATTCTGCAAGTCTACATTTGTCTAAAGCATTGGAACAAGGGCATGATGGCTTGAAGGATTCTGTTACTAAGGAAAATGATTTTCTTATCAACCAAGGCCAACTGAGCAAAAAAGGAGATCGTCTCTCGCAAGATATGCATTCATTGAATAGTAACATGAAAAAGCAGGTGAACTGTGAGCTTATGGCTGCAGAAATGCATGCTGAAGAGTGCATTGAGGTTTTCAATGGTGAAAGTAACAGAAGATTACATGAAACTGGAGCCTTTATGAATGATATGAAAACTGAGAAGAATGAGAATCATGTGGTTCACTTTTCTGAAGAACAGGTATCCAATGATGGTCATAAAAATTCACAACAGATTGATGTACCCAAAGGTAGTTTAATGGCTGCATCAGATGAGAACGCCTGTGATGCATCCTTTGTATCTGCAACTAGTCAAACAACTGCTGTAATTATCAGGGACAATACAACTCATCATGAGGGAAACATAACCAGCATAGCTGTAGATGACGAATGCAGAAGGGCTAATATTGAAAATGATACTGGAATATGCATGAATACTCTTCAATCCAGTAATGTGCTTTCGGAGATCAATTCATCAAGTATATGTGGTGTTGAAATGGGTAAATTTGAGCAATCTGATATAATAGATGCACAACATGCTGAAAGTGGTATTGTGAAAGATGCTACATTACCAGATACTTTTGAATCTACAATTCTTTCAGAGGTTGTAATAGATGGGCCTAAAGGGACACCTGAAGATATTGAATGCTCAAATAGAAGTCCATTATCTTGTactcacgaaaaaatcaaagaagAGGAAATCAATAGCATAGACAGATCAAATGAATACAGTAATATAGTTGCTAGTACTTCTGCTGCTCCTCATCAAACACAAGACGAGGAACTATTACTTAAGGCTACAGAAGGCATTGATTTAATCGAAGATTCCAATAGAACTGGTAGAGACCATTCTTTAAATATTGAGCCTTATCAATGTGTTTCTCCTGTCGAAGATACTCAAGATGGACAGCATGGCACGAAAGTTCCTGGAGTTGTTGCTGTCCCTATTCAAGATCGAAGAG ATCTCCCTGTGCAATCTGATGTACAAGCTACTAATGAAGCGGAAGCTATAGCATCAACTGATTTGTCGATGTCAACAGAGACAGAAAAGTCCAACTTGAAGTACCCAGAGGCATCTGAGGAACAGCAGTATGAAAAATCCGAAATGTTTGAACCACCTTCTTTCATGACATTGGTCGAACCTGGACTCATGCTTGGCCCAAAATCTGCACCCGAAGTCGAGACAGATCCAAACAAGCAGAAACCGGATTCTAACTCTTCACAGGCTGCTTGGTTTCCCACTCTAACTCACAATGCCAATGAGTCTGAAGGgagaaagaggaatgaagaaaTAATAGCCAAGGTAACAAGAAAGCAGAACACACCTCTCAAGAGTCTTTTGGTTGAGGCTGCTCATAACAGCAAAAAGTCAAAGTCGCCCAAATCAGAAAAAGATTCCGTGAATCAGAAACATGTTAGAGTCACAGAAGATAATGGTTCTGGATTGACTACTGTTAACTCCATTCTGGGTTGTGAATCTCCCGCAATGCAGATTATGAACCGAGAGAGTACGGAAGAATGGAACTCCTCGGATGACataacaagaaaaaagaagaaagacaaGAGCAGATCACACTGGATACAATTGTTGTGTTGTTCATCTGTCGAAACTCGGTGA
- the LOC107482397 gene encoding uncharacterized protein LOC107482397 isoform X1 has protein sequence MDSEDQRITQTQGNENHGVHVCNKCGWPFPNPHPSAKHRRAHKKNCGTIEGYKLLVSEGQTHLNPSDDEHFSDNDHKTQAAEESPSISKSRNDIVAQTPKILQSERNDDCNLLELQDFKTDDSFALTSDSNTCRSEAMSDVLLDNKIYVDGTKGTTLKEKDEIKPDRDTFEIVESSDSTIGRTFEGVSGAVTEVVSLKSQVTDGAFILKENNGSGFPSVMPKEDLFLEAESAQSMNDSIDGIRVESEHMTELATSGDIMISREREEVNVDMLTFPSCDDRPDVAHPHIEYECHEPVVSQNSASLHLSKALEQGHDGLKDSVTKENDFLINQGQLSKKGDRLSQDMHSLNSNMKKQVNCELMAAEMHAEECIEVFNGESNRRLHETGAFMNDMKTEKNENHVVHFSEEQVSNDGHKNSQQIDVPKGSLMAASDENACDASFVSATSQTTAVIIRDNTTHHEGNITSIAVDDECRRANIENDTGICMNTLQSSNVLSEINSSSICGVEMGKFEQSDIIDAQHAESGIVKDATLPDTFESTILSEVVIDGPKGTPEDIECSNRSPLSCTHEKIKEEEINSIDRSNEYSNIVASTSAAPHQTQDEELLLKATEGIDLIEDSNRTGRDHSLNIEPYQCVSPVEDTQDGQHGTKVPGVVAVPIQDRRDLPVQSDVQATNEAEAIASTDLSMSTETEKSNLKYPEASEEQQYEKSEMFEPPSFMTLVEPGLMLGPKSAPEVETDPNKQKPDSNSSQAAWFPTLTHNANESEGRKRNEEIIAKVTRKQNTPLKSLLVEAAHNSKKSKSPKSEKDSVNQKHVRVTEDNGSGLTTVNSILGCESPAMQIMNRESTEEWNSSDDITRKKKKDKSRSHWIQLLCCSSVETR, from the exons ATGGATAGCGAAGATCAAAGAATAACTCAAACTCAAg GAAATGAGAATCATGGAGTTCATGTATGTAACAAATGTGGATGGCCTTTTCCAAATCCACACCCCAGTGCCAAACATAGGCGTGCTCACAAGAAAAACTGTGGAACCATTGAAGGTTACAAGCTTTTGGTCTCAGAGGGTCAAACCCATTTGAACCCTTCAGACGATGAACACTTCTCTGATAATGATCACAAAACACAAG CTGCAGAAGAGAGTCCATCAATTTCCAAATCAAGAAATGATATTGTAGCACAAACTCCTAAAATTTTGCAAAGTGAGAGGAATGATGATTGTAACCTGCTGGAGTTACAAG ATTTTAAAACTGATGATTCTTTTGCTCTCACAAGTGACTCAAATACCTGCAGATCTGAAGCCATGTCTGATGTGTTGCTGGACAATAAGATCTATGTTGATGGAACGAAGGGGACGACTTTGAAAGAAAAGGATGAAATCAAACCAGATAGAGACACGTTTGAGATTGTGGAATCTTCCGACAGCACCATAGGTAGAACATTTGAGGGAGTGTCTGGAGCAGTTACTGAAGTGGTTAGCTTGAAATCTCAAGTTACTGATGGAGCTTTTATTCTGAAGGAAAATAATGGCTCTGGCTTCCCTTCTGTTATGCCCAAAGAAGATCTTTTTCTTGAAGCAGAATCTGCTCAGAGCATGAATGATTCCATAGATGGCATACGGGTAGAGTCAGAACACATGACAGAGCTTGCTACTTCTGGTGACATCATGATATCACGGGAAAGGGAAGAAGTAAATGTTGATATGCTTACATTTCCTTCATGTGATGATAGACCTGATGTGGCACACCCTCATATTGAGTATGAATGTCATGAACCAGTGGTCTCTCAAAATTCTGCAAGTCTACATTTGTCTAAAGCATTGGAACAAGGGCATGATGGCTTGAAGGATTCTGTTACTAAGGAAAATGATTTTCTTATCAACCAAGGCCAACTGAGCAAAAAAGGAGATCGTCTCTCGCAAGATATGCATTCATTGAATAGTAACATGAAAAAGCAGGTGAACTGTGAGCTTATGGCTGCAGAAATGCATGCTGAAGAGTGCATTGAGGTTTTCAATGGTGAAAGTAACAGAAGATTACATGAAACTGGAGCCTTTATGAATGATATGAAAACTGAGAAGAATGAGAATCATGTGGTTCACTTTTCTGAAGAACAGGTATCCAATGATGGTCATAAAAATTCACAACAGATTGATGTACCCAAAGGTAGTTTAATGGCTGCATCAGATGAGAACGCCTGTGATGCATCCTTTGTATCTGCAACTAGTCAAACAACTGCTGTAATTATCAGGGACAATACAACTCATCATGAGGGAAACATAACCAGCATAGCTGTAGATGACGAATGCAGAAGGGCTAATATTGAAAATGATACTGGAATATGCATGAATACTCTTCAATCCAGTAATGTGCTTTCGGAGATCAATTCATCAAGTATATGTGGTGTTGAAATGGGTAAATTTGAGCAATCTGATATAATAGATGCACAACATGCTGAAAGTGGTATTGTGAAAGATGCTACATTACCAGATACTTTTGAATCTACAATTCTTTCAGAGGTTGTAATAGATGGGCCTAAAGGGACACCTGAAGATATTGAATGCTCAAATAGAAGTCCATTATCTTGTactcacgaaaaaatcaaagaagAGGAAATCAATAGCATAGACAGATCAAATGAATACAGTAATATAGTTGCTAGTACTTCTGCTGCTCCTCATCAAACACAAGACGAGGAACTATTACTTAAGGCTACAGAAGGCATTGATTTAATCGAAGATTCCAATAGAACTGGTAGAGACCATTCTTTAAATATTGAGCCTTATCAATGTGTTTCTCCTGTCGAAGATACTCAAGATGGACAGCATGGCACGAAAGTTCCTGGAGTTGTTGCTGTCCCTATTCAAGATCGAAGAG ATCTCCCTGTGCAATCTGATGTACAAGCTACTAATGAAGCGGAAGCTATAGCATCAACTGATTTGTCGATGTCAACAGAGACAGAAAAGTCCAACTTGAAGTACCCAGAGGCATCTGAGGAACAGCAGTATGAAAAATCCGAAATGTTTGAACCACCTTCTTTCATGACATTGGTCGAACCTGGACTCATGCTTGGCCCAAAATCTGCACCCGAAGTCGAGACAGATCCAAACAAGCAGAAACCGGATTCTAACTCTTCACAGGCTGCTTGGTTTCCCACTCTAACTCACAATGCCAATGAGTCTGAAGGgagaaagaggaatgaagaaaTAATAGCCAAGGTAACAAGAAAGCAGAACACACCTCTCAAGAGTCTTTTGGTTGAGGCTGCTCATAACAGCAAAAAGTCAAAGTCGCCCAAATCAGAAAAAGATTCCGTGAATCAGAAACATGTTAGAGTCACAGAAGATAATGGTTCTGGATTGACTACTGTTAACTCCATTCTGGGTTGTGAATCTCCCGCAATGCAGATTATGAACCGAGAGAGTACGGAAGAATGGAACTCCTCGGATGACataacaagaaaaaagaagaaagacaaGAGCAGATCACACTGGATACAATTGTTGTGTTGTTCATCTGTCGAAACTCGGTGA
- the LOC107482396 gene encoding probable dolichyl pyrophosphate Glc1Man9GlcNAc2 alpha-1,3-glucosyltransferase, producing MGKQKLSSKGVQNSGCTKATLWWFYLVAACIKVLLFPSYSSTDFEVHRNWLAVTHSLPLSQWYFDETSPWTLDYPPFFAHFEHFLSMFAHLIDPKIVHLQEGLNYSANTVVYFQRGTVILSDLCLLYGVYRLTRNLDSRKQKLIWLSAIWSPMLFIVDHVHFQYNGFLIGILLISLSYLEEGRDLLGGFFFAVLLCLKHLFAVAAPVYFVYLLRHYCRGGIGRGFTRLLIMGGMVAAVFAAAFGPFFHLGQIQQVIRRLFPFGRGLCHAYWAPNFWVFYIMSDKGLAFILRRLGFNVQTPTATFTAGLVGDSSPFSVLPQVTPLVTFMMVLLALSPCLLKAWKDPKPQMISRWVAYAYTCGFLFGWHVHEKASLHFVIPLAIVAVQTLEDAKHYFLLSIVSCYSLFPLLFEAQEYPIKILLLLLHSILMWSGFSAQFPDGAETARAPTGHHTEKKVDQRKSNGGFVIGWIERMYLIGLVIVEIWGQFLHPLLLGDKLAFAPLMLISIYCALGIMYSWIWQLTFIVKSP from the exons ATGGGAAAACAGAAACTAAGCTCTAAAGGTGTTCAAAATTCTGGTTGCACAAAAGCAACTCTATGGTGGTTCTATCTTGTAGCTGCCTGCATAAAAGTTCTACTTTTCCCATCCTACAGCAGTACAGACTTTGAGGTGCACCGCAATTGGCTGGCTGTGACTCACTCTCTGCCTCTTTCCCAATGGTATTTTGATGAGACCAGTCCATGGACACTTGATTATCCACCGTTCTTTGCTCATTTCGAACACTTCCTATCCATGTTTGCCCACCTCATTGATCCCAAAATAGTGCACCTTCAGGAGGGCCTGAATTATAGTGCAAACACAGTTGTCTATTTCCAAAGAGGGACAGTAATACTTTCTGATCTGTGCCTTCTCTATGGGGTTTACAGACTTACTCGGAATCTGgattcaagaaaacaaaagctGATTTGGTTATCAGCTATTTGGTCTCCAATGCTTTTTATTGTGGACCATGTGCATTTCCAGTACAATGGATTTCTCATTGGGATTTTGTTGATTTCACTCTCATATTTGGAGGAAGGGAGGGATTTGTTAGGAGGGTTTTTTTTCGCTGTCCTCTTGTGCTTAAAACATTTATTTGCAGTGGCAGCAcctgtttattttgtttatttgttgagGCACTACTGTCGGGGTGGAATAGGGAGAGGCTTCACTCGACTTTTGATTATGGGAGGTATGGTTGCAGCAGTGTTTGCAGCTGCATTTGGTCCATTTTTCCACCTTGGACAG ATACAACAAGTCATTCGACGATTATTTCCATTTGGCAGGGGACTTTGCCATGCATATTGGGCCCCAAATTTTTGGGTGTTCTATATCATGTCTGACAAAGGGCTTGCTTTCATACTCAGAAGACTAGGGTTTAATGTCCAGACACCAACTGCTACGTTTACTGCTGGATTAGTGGGGGATTCCTCCCCTTTTTCTGTACTACCTCAG GTCACCCCATTAGTGACCTTTATGATGGTTCTACTGGCCTTATCTCCATGTCTTCTCAAAGCTTGGAAAGATCCAAAACCCCAGATGATTAGTAGATGGGTAGCCTATGCTTATACCTGTGGTTTTCTCTTCGGGTGGCATGTGCATGAGAAGGCATCATTACATTTTGTAATACCGCTTGCCATTGTAGCAGTACAAACCTTGGAAGATGCCAAACATTACTTTTTGCTGTCAATAG TGTCTTGCTATTCACTATTTCCACTACTATTTGAGGCACAAGAGTATCCTATCAAAATTCTTTTGCTGCTGCTTCACTCGATTTTAATGTGGTCTGGCTTCTCCGCGCAATTTCCTGATGGTGCTGAAACAGCAAGAGCACCAACTGGTCATCATACCGAGAAAAAGGTGGATCAACGTAAGTCCAATGGTGGTTTTGTTATTGGCTGGATTGAGAGGATGTATTTGATTGGTCTTGTAATTGTAGAGATATGGGGTCAATTTTTACACCCTTTGCTTCTGGGTGACAAGCTTGCTTTCGCTCCCCTTATGTTGATCTCTATATACTGTGCTTTGGGGATCATGTATTCTTGGATTTGGCAGTTAACATTCATAGTTAAATCTCCCTGA
- the LOC107482395 gene encoding xyloglucan endotransglucosylase/hydrolase 2 (The sequence of the model RefSeq protein was modified relative to this genomic sequence to represent the inferred CDS: added 42 bases not found in genome assembly), with product MGGSTRKGFNLLVVGVVVVVTTMVGTCSANFYDDFDLTWGENRAKIFNGGQLLSLSLDKVSGSGFRSKKEYMFGRIDMQLKLVSGNSAGTVTAYYLSSEGATHDEIDFEFLGNVSGEPYILHTNVFSQGKGNREQQFYLWFDPTTNFHTYSIIWNPHHITFLVDNIPIRVFKNAESDGVPFPKNQPMRIYSSLWNADDWATRGGLVKTDWSKAPFTAYYRNFKVTGFSATSAFSDVATSEIQNSGKDSVLDAYGRRRLRWVQKYFMVYNYCNDLKRFPEGIPAECSHGRF from the exons ATGGGTGGTTCTACTAGGAAAGGGTTTAACCTGCTAGTGGTTGGGGTTGTGGTGGTGGTTACCACCATGGTGGGTACGTGCAGCGCTAACTTCTACGACGATTTTGATCTAACATGGGGAGAAAACCGTGCAAAAATATTCAATGGAGGGCAGCTTCTCTCTCTTTCGCTCGATAAAGTGTCTGGCTCTGGCTTCCGATCCAAGAAAGAGTATATGTTTGGCAGAATTGACATGCAACTCAAACTTGTTTCTGGCAATTCCGCTGGCACTGTTACTGCTTATTAT TTGTCATCAGAAGGGGCAACACATGATGAAATAGATTTTGAGTTTCTAGGGAACGTGAGTGGTGAGCCATACATTCTCCATACGAATGTGTTCAGTCAAGGTAAGGGCAACAGAGAGCAACAGTTCTATCTTTGGTTTGATCCCACAACAAATTTCCACACTTATTCTATCATTTGGAACCCCCACCACATCAC ATTCTTGGTTGATAACATCCCAATAAGGGTATTCAAGAATGCTGAATCAGATGGTGTTCCATTCCCAAAGAACCAGCCAATGAGAATCTATTCGAGTCTTTGGAACGCAGATGATTGGGCCACAAGAGGAGGTTTGGTGAAAACCGATTGGTCCAAAGCACCCTTCACGGCCTATTACCGCAACTTCAAGGTCACGGGCTTCTCCGCTACTTCTGCCTTCTCTGATGTTGCAACATCAGAGATACAGAATAGCGGAAAAGACAGCGTGCTCGATGCCTATGGCAGAAGAAGACTCAGATGGGTTCAGAAGTATTTCATGGTCTATAATTACTGCAACGATCTC AGGTTTTGA